One genomic segment of Candidatus Methanoperedens sp. includes these proteins:
- a CDS encoding cupredoxin domain-containing protein, with protein sequence MSISKKHKDKGKILKEKQTKKLPFMSILFVVIVIAIFGAALYLIMSTTASLEPADKDAIKMTITMAGFEPNVIRAKVGQTVKINLINPDNSMHTDGGGIHNFMLKAANVNITVQPESQKVFTFIPTQPGQYDWYCDSCCGGKENPSMHGTLIVA encoded by the coding sequence ATGTCAATATCAAAAAAACATAAAGATAAAGGAAAAATATTGAAAGAAAAACAAACGAAAAAACTGCCTTTTATGAGCATTTTGTTCGTGGTTATCGTTATTGCCATTTTCGGCGCTGCTTTATATTTAATTATGAGCACAACAGCGTCTTTGGAACCTGCGGACAAAGACGCTATTAAGATGACCATCACCATGGCAGGCTTTGAGCCCAATGTAATCAGGGCAAAAGTAGGGCAGACTGTGAAAATAAACTTGATAAATCCAGATAACTCAATGCATACAGACGGCGGCGGCATTCACAACTTCATGCTTAAAGCAGCGAACGTGAATATCACCGTGCAGCCTGAAAGCCAGAAAGTATTTACCTTTATCCCCACACAGCCAGGACAATATGACTGGTACTGCGACTCATGCTGCGGGGGTAAGGAGAATCCAAGCATGCATGGAACACTTATAGTGGCTTGA
- a CDS encoding BlaI/MecI/CopY family transcriptional regulator: MVKIDQINISNGGLTKFFSPIEASILKTLWKGGEMTTSQLTGKTKIPLTSVAGTLDRLVKAGYTARRTENINGRVKYVYAPVFSEEEVATEITTKILDSLVDAFGPLARENFSKYSGRK; the protein is encoded by the coding sequence ATGGTTAAGATAGATCAGATAAATATTTCAAACGGTGGTCTCACCAAATTCTTCAGTCCTATCGAGGCTTCAATACTGAAGACCTTATGGAAGGGGGGTGAAATGACTACATCACAGCTGACAGGAAAGACAAAGATTCCATTGACAAGCGTAGCTGGCACTCTTGATCGGCTTGTTAAAGCAGGATATACAGCAAGGCGCACGGAAAACATAAACGGCAGGGTGAAATATGTGTATGCGCCGGTTTTTTCCGAGGAAGAAGTTGCAACTGAAATCACCACTAAAATCCTGGACAGCCTTGTGGATGCTTTTGGACCTCTTGCGCGTGAGAATTTCTCAAAGTACAGTGGTAGGAAATGA
- a CDS encoding PCYCGC motif-containing lipoprotein: MKPEKKAKNVKAKSEKIPKKKGSSTLIIGIVALLVIAGIAYAVLSGGQTTTKPSESGVKLPSFAYTNPITLKAYQYATEHPEILEQIPCYCGCGSHGSEASDYKPHRFLRDCYINDKWQYDEHASFCDVCVGEATKVQEYLAEGKTLMEARALIDQEYSKIGAMMTNTPAVRDDYIPILQPKLAGTLATPALTPTIDLSALSLPDNFKSLSDGLKLIPPGITWAYFANLKQGIGFEQKFMHDTNFYGTQIIAMLNSEYPDGSWVELHDVGKANANVISNAGADADNIVSTRPFIFDSKDKTNSVQALFINSTTNANAYDQFKSILEKVDDENAGFAKINTTAPSFADASYIGIVKSETGILGEVKGEIAFRIKDNSIAPLAKFNELKKSSLSRGFKSYEVSQENNILVIKTTSNLNNFIAEATQQYGFEISVFG, from the coding sequence ATGAAGCCCGAAAAGAAAGCGAAAAACGTAAAAGCAAAAAGTGAAAAAATTCCGAAAAAGAAAGGAAGCAGTACATTAATCATCGGCATAGTAGCGCTATTAGTAATTGCTGGAATAGCGTATGCTGTTTTATCAGGTGGACAAACCACGACGAAACCATCAGAAAGCGGAGTAAAACTTCCAAGTTTTGCTTATACCAACCCGATAACATTGAAAGCTTATCAATACGCAACCGAACATCCAGAAATACTTGAGCAAATACCATGCTACTGCGGCTGCGGGTCTCACGGCAGCGAAGCCTCGGATTACAAGCCGCATCGCTTTCTGAGGGACTGCTATATTAATGATAAATGGCAATACGACGAACATGCCTCATTCTGTGATGTCTGCGTAGGAGAAGCCACTAAAGTCCAGGAATATCTAGCCGAAGGCAAGACGCTCATGGAGGCAAGGGCGCTGATAGACCAGGAGTACAGCAAAATAGGGGCAATGATGACAAATACACCCGCTGTAAGAGATGATTATATACCAATCCTGCAACCGAAACTTGCAGGAACGCTGGCAACACCAGCACTGACACCGACAATCGACTTATCCGCACTCTCCCTGCCTGATAATTTCAAATCATTAAGTGACGGTTTGAAACTTATTCCACCCGGGATTACATGGGCATATTTTGCGAATCTGAAACAGGGAATAGGATTTGAGCAGAAATTTATGCATGATACGAATTTTTACGGAACGCAAATTATAGCGATGCTGAATTCAGAATATCCCGACGGCTCATGGGTAGAACTGCATGATGTTGGCAAAGCAAACGCAAATGTTATATCAAATGCCGGAGCAGATGCTGACAATATCGTTTCTACACGGCCATTTATATTTGATTCTAAAGATAAAACCAATAGTGTTCAGGCTCTCTTTATAAATTCTACAACTAATGCGAATGCATATGACCAATTTAAATCCATCCTGGAAAAAGTGGACGATGAAAATGCGGGATTTGCAAAGATAAATACCACAGCACCTTCATTTGCGGATGCGAGTTATATTGGAATAGTAAAATCCGAAACAGGCATACTTGGAGAAGTAAAGGGAGAAATCGCATTTAGAATCAAGGATAACAGCATAGCACCGCTGGCGAAATTCAACGAATTGAAAAAATCAAGCCTATCTCGCGGGTTTAAGTCTTATGAAGTGAGCCAGGAAAATAATATACTGGTTATAAAAACGACCTCTAACCTGAATAATTTTATTGCTGAAGCCACTCAGCAGTACGGATTTGAGATATCGGTCTTCGGTTAA
- a CDS encoding thioredoxin fold domain-containing protein has protein sequence MKKWIYVLLALLVLFAGYLAQSTGSDAGKLTLKGVKFDTNLTAALEAAKVQGKPVFVYAWSQYCGWCKKFEEESFTNQSVIKTLNENFISVSIDVDKQKNETRNFRVFGTPTEIFLDSNGTEIKRIPGYTDTETFLNIVKDPVFKYGD, from the coding sequence GTGAAGAAATGGATTTACGTATTGCTTGCCCTGCTTGTGCTATTCGCAGGCTACCTGGCGCAATCAACTGGCTCTGATGCCGGCAAACTGACGTTAAAAGGAGTGAAATTCGATACCAACCTCACTGCGGCGCTCGAAGCTGCAAAAGTACAGGGCAAGCCGGTATTCGTGTATGCATGGTCGCAATACTGCGGCTGGTGCAAGAAATTCGAAGAGGAAAGCTTCACAAACCAGAGCGTAATCAAGACATTAAACGAAAACTTCATATCGGTTTCCATAGATGTGGACAAACAAAAAAATGAGACCAGAAATTTCAGAGTATTTGGAACACCAACCGAGATATTTCTTGACTCAAACGGCACTGAGATAAAAAGAATACCGGGATATACGGATACAGAAACATTTCTGAACATTGTAAAAGACCCCGTATTTAAATACGGGGATTAG
- a CDS encoding cytochrome c-type biogenesis protein CcmH → MFKIIILLILISGIFLVNPVMADQDMTSHLICPCECAMVISTCGCSTAIQVKKEILQMKEAGFSENQMFSALQTEYGMEILAHPEKVHSIPLWVAGVPLALIFVFLGFILIKKPNPDIIPVSNKKYEKRFEEEYRKFVSEIEEM, encoded by the coding sequence GTGTTCAAAATAATCATACTTTTGATTTTAATATCAGGAATTTTTCTGGTTAATCCTGTAATGGCAGATCAGGATATGACCTCTCACCTGATATGCCCCTGTGAATGCGCCATGGTTATTTCAACATGCGGTTGCTCCACAGCAATACAGGTTAAAAAAGAGATACTCCAGATGAAGGAAGCTGGTTTTTCAGAAAATCAGATGTTTTCAGCGCTTCAAACAGAATACGGAATGGAGATTCTGGCACATCCTGAGAAAGTCCATTCAATACCACTGTGGGTAGCAGGTGTACCACTAGCCCTTATATTTGTGTTTCTTGGATTCATTCTAATCAAAAAACCGAATCCGGATATTATACCTGTTTCTAATAAGAAGTACGAAAAACGGTTTGAAGAGGAATATCGGAAATTTGTCTCCGAGATAGAGGAAATGTGA
- the ccsA gene encoding cytochrome c biogenesis protein CcsA produces the protein MITLGNAILYISLVVSAVALLGLLLKERLNSDILARFASPLIFLTTGLLTFAYLLLTYYFVASDFTYDYVWTYSSRDLPLIYKISGTWAGQQGTYLLWVWVVFLSAAWLAQTTKHANALARRTQIITVLIGIYLIILTLIQTPFKPILERPELVDLIAKGTLPPNFVPPDGNGLNTLLVNFWMIVHPPLMFIGYAAITIPFAAAIVYLLTKDDGWEELSRQWARFTWLFLGMGIAVGGVWAYLVLGWGGFWAWDPVETASFIPWLTLTGFLHAAAVHRKNKTTFSIAAPILAAVSFILVLYAAIVVRSGLFNSVHAFGETSTGTLLLGSIVITSVVSIALGMKRYLGEPEKVEEDWGLWSKRNIFYISLLLFVILAFISFWGITFPAFIQITQNLKVNVASDTKNFFNVWSYPFTIILLLAMGFCLNYKESQKEKQKQTLFAVTAITLLTMFARTQTFYVLDHTSPFFVREPAIYKLIGSISLLSLFPPLIYAAASTYQRLADYLRLKSMRPRIKSIGLAMVHFGVVFIIFGAVVSSTLDTKIQGINIPLAAKGQLVDVGGGYGIRVVDYSTGSLTQATTNPGVRISDILTNPENYANNVQVSGKVTAVVNTQSKTPPVAYTTYFQLDDGTGTLWAVTQSSEPMTISEGSQLTITGSLIPGFTSPSTNYTYDLIIFSSPDEISETPASGRYNVQSVKLEVYQNDRKIGSGTAEYLAGKGGSGTFPMVDSSITGTEVYVIFQGLGGSIISQGAIAKTNDIYVPLTLQIKPAIDFAWIGIVLFAIGIILIMAMKTRKMQDD, from the coding sequence ATGATAACCCTCGGTAATGCAATACTCTATATCAGCCTTGTGGTGAGCGCAGTCGCACTTTTAGGGCTGTTATTGAAAGAACGGCTAAATAGCGACATCCTGGCAAGGTTTGCCTCGCCTCTGATATTTTTAACAACTGGGCTTCTCACCTTTGCCTATCTGCTCCTGACGTATTATTTCGTGGCGAGCGATTTTACCTACGATTATGTGTGGACGTATTCCAGCCGTGACCTTCCTTTAATCTATAAAATATCAGGCACATGGGCAGGGCAACAAGGCACGTATCTTTTATGGGTATGGGTGGTATTCCTTTCCGCAGCATGGCTCGCACAAACCACAAAGCATGCAAATGCTCTGGCAAGGAGAACGCAAATAATTACTGTATTGATAGGAATATACTTGATAATACTCACACTGATCCAGACCCCATTTAAGCCCATACTCGAGAGGCCAGAGCTTGTTGATTTAATCGCAAAGGGCACCCTGCCACCTAATTTTGTGCCTCCAGACGGCAACGGTTTGAACACCCTGCTCGTAAACTTCTGGATGATAGTTCATCCGCCGTTGATGTTCATCGGCTATGCAGCCATAACCATACCATTTGCAGCAGCCATCGTATATCTGCTTACAAAAGATGACGGCTGGGAGGAATTAAGCAGGCAGTGGGCAAGGTTCACCTGGCTGTTCCTTGGAATGGGCATAGCGGTGGGCGGCGTCTGGGCGTATTTAGTATTAGGCTGGGGGGGGTTCTGGGCATGGGACCCTGTTGAGACCGCGTCGTTTATCCCATGGCTTACGCTCACGGGCTTTCTTCATGCAGCCGCCGTTCACAGGAAGAATAAAACAACCTTCTCAATAGCTGCACCGATACTGGCTGCGGTTTCATTCATTCTGGTCTTGTATGCAGCCATCGTTGTCAGAAGCGGGCTTTTCAATTCAGTTCACGCCTTCGGTGAGACTTCCACAGGCACACTGCTTCTCGGTTCAATCGTCATCACCTCGGTTGTATCCATTGCCCTTGGCATGAAAAGGTATCTTGGCGAGCCTGAAAAGGTAGAAGAGGACTGGGGATTGTGGAGCAAGAGGAACATCTTCTACATAAGTTTACTCTTATTCGTGATACTTGCTTTCATATCCTTCTGGGGAATCACCTTCCCTGCGTTCATCCAGATAACACAGAACCTGAAGGTAAACGTGGCTTCCGATACCAAGAATTTCTTCAACGTATGGAGCTATCCTTTCACAATAATACTGCTTCTTGCGATGGGATTCTGTTTAAACTACAAGGAATCGCAGAAAGAAAAACAGAAGCAAACGCTGTTTGCAGTGACCGCCATAACACTACTAACCATGTTTGCCAGGACACAGACTTTCTACGTGCTTGACCATACCAGCCCATTCTTTGTAAGGGAGCCTGCTATCTATAAATTGATAGGCTCAATCTCTCTCCTCTCCCTTTTCCCACCCTTAATATACGCAGCCGCATCCACGTACCAGCGATTGGCAGATTACCTGCGTCTGAAAAGCATGCGCCCCAGGATAAAAAGCATAGGCCTGGCAATGGTGCACTTTGGCGTGGTATTCATAATTTTTGGCGCGGTTGTAAGCTCTACATTAGACACAAAAATACAGGGAATCAATATACCGCTTGCAGCGAAAGGACAACTGGTGGACGTTGGCGGTGGTTACGGCATCAGGGTTGTTGATTATTCAACCGGCAGCTTGACTCAAGCGACAACCAATCCCGGTGTAAGGATATCGGATATACTCACTAATCCAGAGAATTATGCTAATAACGTTCAGGTCAGCGGTAAAGTCACCGCAGTCGTGAATACACAGTCCAAGACTCCACCTGTTGCATACACAACATATTTTCAACTCGATGATGGAACGGGAACCCTCTGGGCAGTAACACAGAGCTCAGAGCCCATGACCATTTCTGAGGGTAGCCAGTTAACAATAACAGGCTCTCTGATTCCTGGTTTTACGAGCCCATCTACCAACTATACCTACGACCTCATTATATTCTCCAGTCCTGATGAGATCAGCGAGACACCGGCATCGGGCAGATATAATGTCCAGAGCGTCAAACTTGAGGTTTACCAGAACGACAGGAAAATCGGAAGCGGAACTGCCGAATATCTTGCAGGGAAAGGCGGAAGCGGCACCTTCCCGATGGTGGACAGCAGCATAACAGGCACGGAAGTTTACGTCATTTTCCAGGGACTGGGCGGGAGTATAATCTCTCAGGGCGCCATTGCAAAAACCAATGATATTTATGTTCCCCTGACACTGCAAATAAAACCTGCTATCGACTTTGCGTGGATTGGTATCGTACTCTTTGCAATCGGGATAATCCTGATAATGGCAATGAAAACCAGAAAGATGCAGGACGATTAA
- a CDS encoding YHS domain-containing protein — MQIDPICGMQVDENTAQYKTEYKGKTYYFCAPGCKKAFESEPEKYLKSGPVGMGEKKPWWKFW, encoded by the coding sequence ATGCAAATAGACCCTATCTGTGGAATGCAAGTGGATGAAAATACAGCACAATATAAGACAGAGTATAAAGGAAAGACCTATTATTTCTGTGCGCCTGGATGTAAGAAAGCGTTTGAGTCAGAGCCAGAGAAATATCTTAAAAGTGGACCCGTAGGTATGGGTGAGAAGAAGCCCTGGTGGAAGTTCTGGTAG
- a CDS encoding ABC transporter permease: MRLLDIFLLSLSHVRKSRMRSWLTIVGVIIGVASVVAIISIGQGMQENVQQRLGGFGADIITVIPGYFRAAGVHSEMHTDRSVSTSSSINLTDKDYRVIKQVPGVMYVNGLVSGKADLKYDNEKTVVSVTGVDTSVWRLIDNTGIDDGRYLQAGDSNSIVVGYSLAHGTFLQPITLNRPITIEGKNFRVVGILKQSGGFGGSSDTGIYMPAEMAREVITEKVANNQFTSIVIKASDASLVEYLNADIEQKLMSSRQVNPRTKDFTVIASALIREQMSSVTQTLSLFLSAIAAVSLLVGAIGIANTMFMSVMERTKQIGLLKAMGASQREIMKLFLIESGIFGLVGGIIGVIFGSAISLLIPYLGIQALGFGGDLKATITTGTIFFALGFSVVIGIVSGIIPARHAAKMRPVDAIRYDQ; the protein is encoded by the coding sequence ATGAGGCTTCTGGATATTTTCCTGCTGTCTCTTTCCCATGTTAGGAAAAGCAGGATGAGAAGCTGGCTTACCATCGTGGGTGTAATTATAGGCGTCGCTTCGGTTGTAGCCATTATATCCATAGGGCAGGGAATGCAGGAGAATGTGCAGCAGAGGCTCGGAGGTTTCGGCGCTGATATAATAACTGTCATCCCTGGATACTTCAGAGCTGCTGGCGTACACAGCGAAATGCATACCGACAGGTCTGTCAGTACGAGTTCTTCGATCAACCTCACAGATAAAGATTACAGGGTAATTAAACAGGTCCCGGGTGTTATGTACGTGAACGGGCTCGTTTCCGGCAAGGCAGACCTCAAATACGATAATGAGAAAACAGTAGTGTCTGTAACTGGAGTTGATACTTCAGTCTGGAGACTGATAGATAATACAGGAATAGATGATGGAAGGTATCTTCAGGCAGGGGATTCAAATTCAATTGTAGTGGGGTACAGTCTTGCCCATGGTACTTTCCTTCAACCCATAACGCTTAACCGCCCGATTACCATAGAAGGTAAAAACTTCAGGGTTGTAGGTATTCTCAAGCAGTCCGGAGGATTCGGGGGCAGCAGCGATACAGGGATTTATATGCCTGCCGAGATGGCAAGAGAAGTTATCACGGAAAAAGTAGCAAATAATCAGTTTACATCTATAGTCATTAAAGCCTCGGACGCATCCCTCGTTGAATACCTTAATGCGGATATCGAACAGAAACTCATGAGCTCAAGACAGGTAAATCCGCGAACAAAGGATTTTACAGTCATTGCATCGGCCCTTATCCGTGAACAGATGAGCAGCGTGACACAGACCCTGTCCCTCTTCCTGAGCGCAATCGCTGCGGTCTCATTACTTGTCGGAGCAATAGGAATAGCCAATACCATGTTCATGTCGGTTATGGAACGCACAAAACAAATAGGACTCCTGAAAGCGATGGGCGCCAGCCAAAGAGAAATCATGAAACTTTTCCTTATCGAGTCAGGAATATTCGGACTTGTAGGAGGAATCATAGGCGTAATATTTGGTTCTGCTATTTCCCTGCTAATCCCTTATCTTGGCATACAGGCGCTTGGCTTTGGAGGGGATTTGAAAGCCACAATCACCACAGGAACTATCTTTTTTGCCCTCGGGTTCTCGGTTGTGATAGGAATAGTATCCGGGATAATCCCTGCCAGGCATGCAGCTAAGATGAGGCCTGTAGATGCTATAAGGTATGATCAGTGA
- a CDS encoding thioredoxin family protein has product MKTKKLQTILVLILIISMAYGSYNIALKDFRLTDKNYSYLGGLTWYHSAAGLDKGFQKAQQENKPILMYFWAVWCQYCAKFQTDTLGNPQVKKILENDYVLVAMDLDVDRDMANTYGVSYPPYLIFMDAKGNVLQRVPGAVDAGYLLPIVTQVRDTIRSK; this is encoded by the coding sequence ATGAAAACCAAGAAACTGCAGACAATACTTGTATTGATATTAATCATATCCATGGCATACGGCTCCTACAATATCGCCCTCAAGGATTTCAGGCTGACCGATAAAAACTATAGTTACCTCGGGGGTCTTACATGGTATCATTCAGCAGCTGGCCTTGACAAAGGATTCCAGAAAGCCCAGCAGGAAAACAAGCCGATTCTGATGTATTTCTGGGCAGTATGGTGCCAGTACTGCGCGAAATTCCAGACAGATACTCTGGGGAATCCGCAGGTAAAAAAAATACTGGAAAATGATTATGTTCTCGTGGCAATGGATCTCGATGTGGATAGGGATATGGCGAACACATACGGCGTGAGCTATCCACCTTATTTAATTTTCATGGACGCAAAAGGTAACGTGCTTCAACGAGTGCCCGGCGCTGTGGATGCAGGATATTTACTCCCCATAGTGACGCAGGTGAGAGATACGATAAGGAGCAAATAA
- a CDS encoding PCYCGC motif-containing lipoprotein, protein MRRMDIRSKLILGAVAIPAVLIIAYILSSGSPILSKASGEKQANWDTNKPAKLELPEFVHKTGRVAEAYIFAVQNQDKLMYLACYCGCAGMQHSDKLLSHKSLKECYIKPNGEYEPHASECKLCNDITLEARDMLMKGYSLKEVRKIIDNEYSGRGVGTNTSLPP, encoded by the coding sequence ATGAGAAGGATGGATATAAGGTCAAAATTAATTCTTGGTGCAGTTGCCATTCCGGCGGTCTTAATAATCGCTTACATCCTGTCCAGTGGCTCGCCTATATTAAGCAAAGCAAGTGGTGAAAAACAGGCAAACTGGGATACAAATAAACCGGCGAAACTTGAGCTTCCGGAATTCGTCCATAAGACCGGGCGTGTAGCAGAAGCCTACATCTTTGCAGTGCAGAATCAGGACAAGCTCATGTACCTTGCCTGCTACTGCGGCTGCGCCGGTATGCAGCACTCTGACAAACTCCTTTCGCATAAGAGCCTGAAGGAGTGTTACATCAAGCCGAACGGAGAATATGAGCCGCATGCATCTGAGTGCAAGCTGTGCAATGACATAACACTTGAAGCAAGGGACATGTTGATGAAAGGATATTCACTGAAAGAAGTAAGAAAAATCATCGATAATGAGTATTCAGGCAGAGGCGTAGGAACAAATACGTCGCTGCCGCCGTAG
- a CDS encoding DUF2933 domain-containing protein, with product MGEESKTPYLNTGNNKSKHTLLMILGCLVPLVILGILWLAGVSQNIIFFGILLLCPVMHLVMMKNMNHGNIESKINNNEKKEEFT from the coding sequence ATGGGAGAAGAATCAAAGACCCCGTATTTAAATACGGGGAATAACAAGAGCAAGCATACATTACTGATGATACTCGGCTGCCTGGTGCCGCTTGTAATCCTCGGGATTCTGTGGCTTGCAGGAGTCTCGCAGAACATAATTTTTTTCGGGATACTGTTGCTCTGCCCGGTAATGCATCTTGTGATGATGAAAAATATGAACCACGGGAATATTGAAAGTAAGATAAATAATAACGAAAAAAAAGAGGAATTTACATGA
- a CDS encoding SHOCT domain-containing protein, whose protein sequence is MECWILGLIFWILVIIGLVLLIKYLWEGGRAKRGEESALEILKKKYAMGEISKEEFEEKKKDLL, encoded by the coding sequence ATGGAATGTTGGATTTTAGGGCTGATATTCTGGATACTGGTAATCATAGGACTTGTGCTGCTTATAAAATATTTATGGGAGGGCGGCAGAGCTAAAAGAGGAGAAGAATCTGCGCTTGAAATCCTGAAGAAAAAGTACGCTATGGGAGAGATAAGTAAAGAAGAATTTGAAGAGAAAAAGAAAGACCTGCTATAA
- a CDS encoding M48 family metalloprotease, giving the protein MNIFGEINCFGTCLKLSYFAPFVALFVVISIALVAASVMLKRPKQRLVTFVSAQVAILLGIFATFYLMNCSYMLTFYLYLAYVIISTVLIFGVVRYYDRIMIKRLDAKPASDIINWPQEFVDSLALAKLYYFDSAVPRAFAAGKSIFVSIGLLEILNDDELKAVLAHEAWHIRNNSRTPFLKQLALMTFSSHSESELEYMADCFAAEIAGSEALFSARNKLDKVFT; this is encoded by the coding sequence ATGAATATATTTGGTGAAATAAACTGCTTCGGCACGTGCTTGAAGTTATCCTATTTTGCTCCTTTTGTAGCGCTATTCGTAGTTATTTCAATAGCCTTAGTAGCAGCTAGCGTAATGCTCAAAAGACCGAAGCAAAGGCTTGTTACATTTGTTTCTGCACAGGTTGCTATTCTTCTGGGCATATTTGCGACGTTTTACCTTATGAACTGCAGCTATATGCTAACATTTTATCTCTACCTTGCTTATGTGATAATTTCCACAGTGCTGATATTCGGGGTTGTCCGATATTATGACCGTATAATGATTAAGCGCCTTGATGCTAAGCCTGCAAGCGATATAATAAACTGGCCTCAGGAATTTGTGGACAGCCTCGCGTTAGCGAAGCTTTATTATTTCGATTCGGCAGTGCCAAGAGCTTTTGCTGCTGGCAAGTCTATATTTGTATCAATAGGGCTTCTTGAGATATTGAATGACGATGAGTTGAAGGCGGTATTAGCGCACGAGGCATGGCATATCCGCAATAATTCAAGGACGCCGTTTCTAAAGCAGCTTGCTCTGATGACCTTTTCATCTCATTCTGAATCTGAGCTTGAATATATGGCAGATTGTTTTGCTGCAGAAATAGCAGGCAGTGAAGCGCTTTTTTCGGCGCGCAACAAGTTAGATAAAGTATTTACTTAA
- a CDS encoding 4Fe-4S binding protein, protein MDKNDEKSDLLDVYYFRNLVKNRFFRPAINLIFLIALLIIIYFGLSSEPDLRFRGGIPFATTMIWDIWHPLLVFTIIIFARFWCFACPIGASVDWTQSVFSLKRKYPEKYRNLWVAVIFFLFIFAGERHLFMFTRNPPNTAYLLLFFTGLAVVMAVVYEKRSFCRYICPIGLVLGVFSMLSAIELRCKSRKTCADHDIKECVIGNEAGKACPVGEFPQTIERNNYCIMCMECVKSCSQDNIRISPRLPGADIIKSNKKHLDEAYLVHGIIVIFLFVMGMERFQFRNMIINFVKSTLPYNSITFLDLYWRNMWAIIIFALITLGAAGLMYLSTRASFSGKSTKQKFIELSYAFIPLSLTVYLAENMFRLLKGLFFIAGKIGGFFGQVWEFSVDFDTINQVQILLLVAGFLFTVWAGYLISKKLSNNKKELQQSMIAIGIVSAVYFLIGLKILTIPII, encoded by the coding sequence ATGGATAAAAACGACGAAAAATCCGATCTGCTGGATGTTTACTATTTCAGGAACCTGGTCAAAAACAGGTTTTTCAGACCAGCCATTAATTTAATTTTTCTTATTGCGCTTTTAATCATAATCTATTTCGGTCTTTCGAGCGAGCCTGACCTTCGCTTCCGCGGGGGGATACCCTTTGCAACAACCATGATATGGGATATCTGGCATCCCCTCCTTGTTTTCACTATAATCATTTTCGCCAGGTTCTGGTGCTTCGCATGCCCGATAGGTGCATCGGTTGATTGGACGCAGTCCGTGTTCAGCCTTAAGCGGAAATATCCTGAAAAGTACCGCAATCTCTGGGTTGCAGTCATCTTCTTCCTTTTCATCTTCGCAGGCGAGCGCCATCTTTTTATGTTCACAAGGAATCCACCCAACACTGCCTATCTGCTTTTGTTCTTCACGGGCCTGGCAGTGGTGATGGCGGTAGTATATGAAAAACGAAGTTTCTGCCGCTATATCTGTCCTATCGGATTAGTGCTCGGGGTTTTCTCCATGCTCTCGGCAATAGAGCTTCGCTGCAAGTCAAGGAAAACTTGCGCAGACCATGATATAAAAGAATGCGTTATTGGAAACGAGGCAGGGAAAGCCTGTCCTGTCGGGGAATTCCCGCAGACGATAGAGCGCAACAATTACTGCATCATGTGCATGGAATGTGTGAAATCATGTTCACAGGACAACATACGAATAAGTCCGAGGCTTCCCGGAGCAGATATAATAAAATCGAATAAAAAGCATCTTGATGAAGCCTATTTGGTCCACGGCATTATTGTAATATTTCTCTTTGTAATGGGAATGGAGCGCTTCCAGTTCAGAAATATGATCATCAATTTTGTCAAATCCACACTTCCCTACAATTCTATCACTTTCCTTGACCTCTACTGGAGGAATATGTGGGCTATTATCATATTCGCACTGATAACACTGGGCGCAGCAGGCTTGATGTACCTCTCTACGAGGGCATCCTTCTCAGGTAAGAGTACGAAGCAGAAGTTTATAGAGCTGTCCTATGCCTTCATTCCCCTCAGCCTTACCGTTTATCTCGCAGAAAACATGTTCAGATTGCTCAAAGGGCTGTTTTTCATCGCAGGAAAGATAGGGGGATTTTTCGGGCAAGTATGGGAATTCTCCGTAGACTTTGACACCATAAATCAGGTGCAGATTCTATTACTGGTAGCAGGGTTTCTTTTTACTGTATGGGCAGGCTATCTTATCAGCAAAAAGTTATCAAACAATAAAAAAGAGTTACAGCAGAGCATGATTGCAATAGGTATTGTTTCTGCTGTTTATTTCCTCATAGGATTAAAGATTCTGACAATACCCATAATATGA